The nucleotide sequence TAAGATTGACAGTATACAAACCAGCTGTATCATACGTATGAATTATATTCTGACTGAAGTAATCCTCAGTACCGTCAGCATCAATATCCCAGGACCATGACGTTGCATTGGTTGAGAGATCAGT is from Methanococcoides sp. AM1 and encodes:
- a CDS encoding PKD domain-containing protein codes for the protein MTSVPILPVSDFSANVTEGIAPLSIAFTDLSTNATSWSWDIDADGTEDYFSQNIIHTYDTAGLYTVNL